From a region of the Bradyrhizobium sp. KBS0727 genome:
- a CDS encoding acyl-CoA dehydrogenase translates to MSFRRDFITKPIFSWAHGVLPTMSDTEREALEAGDVWWDADLFTGNPDWSKLLATEPAKLTDEEQAFLHGPVDELCAMLDEWKICWEWRDLPPEVWSFIKEHKFFGMIIPKEHGGLGFSPYAHSEVVRKISSRSLTAAVTVMVPNSLGPGELLMRFGTKEQQQQWLPRLADGRDIPCFGLTSPEAGSDAASMIDTGIICKGQFEGRDVLGLRLNWHKRYITLGPVATLLGLAFKAYDPDHLVGQEEDLGISVALIPTHLTGVQIGHRHLPAMQVFQNGPNWGHDVFIPMDYIIGGQERLGQGWKMLMTALAAGRGISLPSLSAAGAAYAARTSGAYARIREQFGISIGKFEGIEEPLARIAGTAYLLDAARRLTCAALNQGHHPAVISGIMKLHATERMRIAIDDAMDIHGGKAVIDGPQNYMGNLYRSVPVGITVEGANILTRNLIVFGQGAIRAHPYLLEEMNALGEQDQAKGLDAFDQVFWKHIGHSFKTMFRAWGRSWSGGLFAPAPEAGEAARFYRQLARYSSAFALCADMALLTLGGALKRKEMLSARFGDILSELYLLSAALKRWQDEGRQSADLPALEWCMASGFRTIENRFAEILGNLPNRFVAVILKFLIQPFGARVLGPSDRVVHQCAQLVLEPSAARDRLTPDLSHVDDDGGVARLEKAFLLVTAAEDISKKMRAARLHDWKDAVKKGVITQGEGEQLAAAHEAVAKVIEVDDFAPEALSPIYRKPADVHQFFQELGEQRAAS, encoded by the coding sequence ATGAGCTTCCGCCGCGACTTCATCACCAAGCCGATCTTCTCCTGGGCGCACGGCGTATTGCCCACGATGTCCGACACCGAGCGCGAGGCGCTGGAGGCCGGCGATGTCTGGTGGGATGCGGACCTCTTCACCGGCAATCCGGACTGGTCGAAATTGCTGGCGACTGAGCCCGCCAAATTGACCGACGAGGAGCAAGCCTTCCTCCACGGCCCGGTCGACGAACTCTGCGCCATGCTCGACGAATGGAAGATCTGCTGGGAATGGCGCGACCTGCCGCCGGAAGTGTGGTCCTTCATCAAGGAGCACAAGTTCTTCGGCATGATCATCCCGAAGGAACATGGCGGGCTCGGCTTCTCGCCCTACGCGCATTCCGAAGTGGTGCGCAAGATTTCGTCGCGTTCGCTGACCGCCGCCGTCACCGTGATGGTGCCCAACTCGCTCGGGCCCGGCGAACTGCTGATGCGTTTCGGCACCAAGGAACAGCAGCAACAATGGCTGCCGCGGCTGGCCGACGGCCGCGATATTCCCTGCTTCGGATTGACCAGCCCCGAGGCCGGCTCGGATGCGGCGTCGATGATCGACACCGGCATCATCTGCAAGGGCCAGTTCGAAGGTCGCGACGTGCTGGGCCTGCGGCTGAACTGGCACAAGCGGTACATCACGCTAGGACCGGTTGCGACGCTGCTCGGGCTTGCCTTCAAGGCCTATGATCCCGATCACCTCGTCGGTCAGGAAGAGGACCTCGGCATCTCCGTGGCGCTGATCCCGACGCATCTGACCGGCGTCCAGATCGGCCATCGCCATCTGCCGGCGATGCAGGTGTTCCAGAACGGCCCGAACTGGGGCCACGATGTCTTTATCCCGATGGACTATATCATCGGCGGCCAGGAACGGCTCGGCCAGGGCTGGAAGATGCTGATGACGGCGCTCGCCGCCGGCCGCGGCATCTCGTTGCCGTCGCTTTCTGCTGCGGGCGCAGCTTACGCCGCGCGCACGTCCGGCGCCTATGCCCGCATCCGTGAGCAGTTCGGCATTTCCATCGGTAAGTTCGAGGGCATCGAGGAGCCGCTCGCGCGCATCGCGGGCACGGCCTATCTGCTCGACGCCGCGCGGCGGCTGACCTGTGCGGCGCTGAACCAGGGCCATCATCCTGCGGTGATTTCCGGGATCATGAAGCTGCACGCCACCGAGCGGATGCGGATCGCGATCGACGACGCCATGGATATTCACGGCGGCAAGGCCGTGATCGACGGCCCGCAGAACTACATGGGCAATCTCTACCGGTCGGTGCCGGTCGGCATCACCGTCGAGGGCGCCAATATCCTGACCCGCAACCTGATCGTATTTGGGCAGGGCGCGATCCGCGCGCATCCCTATCTGCTGGAAGAGATGAATGCGCTCGGCGAACAGGATCAGGCAAAGGGCCTCGATGCCTTCGACCAGGTGTTCTGGAAACACATAGGCCACAGCTTCAAGACCATGTTCCGTGCCTGGGGCCGAAGCTGGAGCGGCGGCCTGTTTGCGCCGGCGCCCGAGGCCGGCGAGGCGGCGCGGTTCTATCGCCAGCTCGCGCGCTATTCGTCGGCGTTTGCGCTGTGCGCCGACATGGCGCTGTTGACCCTGGGCGGCGCGCTCAAGCGCAAGGAAATGCTCTCCGCCCGGTTCGGCGATATTCTGTCCGAGCTTTATCTTCTGTCTGCCGCGCTGAAGCGCTGGCAGGACGAGGGACGCCAAAGTGCGGACTTGCCCGCGCTCGAATGGTGCATGGCGAGCGGTTTCCGCACCATCGAGAACCGCTTTGCGGAAATCCTCGGCAATCTGCCGAACCGGTTTGTCGCGGTCATTCTGAAATTCCTGATCCAGCCGTTCGGCGCCAGGGTGCTCGGTCCGTCCGATCGCGTCGTGCACCAATGCGCGCAACTGGTGCTGGAGCCGTCGGCGGCGCGCGACCGGTTGACGCCGGATCTGTCGCACGTCGACGACGACGGCGGCGTGGCCCGGCTGGAGAAAGCGTTCCTGCTGGTTACCGCCGCGGAGGATATTTCAAAGAAGATGCGCGCGGCGCGCCTGCACGACTGGAAGGACGCGGTGAAGAAGGGCGTCATCACGCAAGGAGAAGGCGAGCAGCTCGCGGCGGCGCATGAGGCCGTTGCGAAGGTCATCGAGGTCGACGATTTTGCGCCCGAGGCGCTGTCGCCGATTTACAGGAAGCCCGCCGACGTGCATCAATTCTTCCAGGAACTGGGTGAGCAGAGGGCAGCGAGCTGA
- a CDS encoding acetyl-CoA C-acetyltransferase: MARPVFIVDGSRTPFLKARSGPGPFTPVDLAVQCGRPLLARQPFAPSVFDQVILGCVNVIADEMNPARVAALRLGMGEKMVAFTVQINCGSGMQSIDTGYRYIREGVSDLILAGGSEALSYAPLVWPQQGVRWFAGLAGAKGIGAKIMAALKLRPGYLKPIIGLERGLTDPITELNMGQTAEVVGHLFGITRAQSDAYAAESHKRLANAQSQGWLKGEVETAFARDGKFYDHDDGVRPDSTPETLAKLKPVFERPWGQVTAGNSSQITDGASWVILASEEAVARHGLTPKAVILDSQWSALDPGIMGLGPVLSATELLKRNSLTLQDIETWELNEAFATQVLGCLAAWKDEKFCKEILGLEAAAGEIDQTRMNVDGGAISLGHPVGCSGNRIVLHLVNAMKRLGTRRGIATECIGGGQGGAMLIETV; the protein is encoded by the coding sequence ATGGCGCGACCGGTCTTTATCGTCGACGGCAGCCGGACGCCGTTCCTGAAAGCGCGCTCCGGTCCCGGCCCCTTCACCCCGGTCGATCTCGCCGTGCAGTGTGGCCGGCCGCTGTTGGCACGGCAGCCTTTTGCGCCATCAGTCTTCGACCAGGTGATTTTGGGCTGTGTCAACGTCATCGCCGACGAGATGAACCCGGCCCGCGTCGCGGCACTCCGGCTAGGCATGGGCGAGAAGATGGTCGCCTTCACCGTGCAGATCAATTGCGGCTCAGGCATGCAGTCGATCGACACCGGCTACCGCTATATCCGCGAGGGCGTCTCCGACCTAATCCTGGCCGGCGGCTCCGAGGCGCTCAGCTACGCGCCGCTGGTGTGGCCGCAGCAGGGCGTGCGGTGGTTCGCGGGACTTGCCGGCGCCAAGGGGATCGGCGCCAAGATCATGGCCGCGCTAAAACTGCGGCCGGGCTATCTCAAGCCAATCATCGGGCTCGAACGCGGGCTGACCGATCCCATCACCGAACTCAACATGGGCCAGACCGCCGAAGTGGTCGGGCATCTCTTCGGCATCACGCGCGCGCAGTCGGATGCCTATGCAGCCGAAAGCCACAAGCGGCTGGCGAACGCCCAAAGCCAAGGCTGGCTTAAAGGCGAAGTCGAAACCGCGTTCGCCCGTGACGGCAAATTCTACGACCACGACGACGGCGTGCGACCGGACTCGACGCCGGAAACGTTGGCGAAATTGAAGCCGGTGTTCGAGCGGCCCTGGGGCCAGGTCACCGCCGGCAACTCCTCGCAGATCACCGACGGCGCCTCCTGGGTGATCCTGGCGTCCGAAGAAGCCGTCGCCAGGCACGGCCTTACGCCGAAGGCGGTCATCCTCGACAGCCAGTGGTCGGCGCTCGATCCTGGCATCATGGGCCTCGGGCCGGTGCTGTCGGCGACCGAACTTTTGAAGCGCAACAGTCTGACATTGCAGGATATCGAGACCTGGGAATTGAACGAGGCCTTTGCAACGCAGGTGCTGGGCTGTCTCGCGGCCTGGAAGGACGAAAAGTTCTGCAAGGAAATTCTCGGCCTCGAAGCTGCGGCCGGCGAGATCGATCAGACCCGAATGAACGTCGATGGCGGCGCCATCAGCCTCGGTCATCCCGTCGGCTGCAGCGGCAACCGCATCGTGCTGCATCTCGTCAACGCCATGAAGCGGCTGGGTACACGGCGCGGCATCGCCACCGAATGCATCGGTGGCGGGCAGGGTGGCGCGATGCTGATAGAGACGGTGTGA
- a CDS encoding 3-hydroxyacyl-CoA dehydrogenase NAD-binding domain-containing protein: protein MESRIMDLLGDRVLELGPKPDANGPYRNFKLTRDEDGVAWLLFDRAGASANTLSADLLEELDKVLAELESARPTGLVVRSAKTSGFIAGADVNEFRGATDARAVETPIGRAHAVIDRMEALRIPTVAVIHGFCLGGGLEVALACQMRIAIDDARFGFPEVMLGLHPGLGGTVRFTHLVNPMQAMTLMLTGKTIDARKAKSLGLVDAVTQERHVRNAVKDAISGRLKRARPGLLNTVLNLGPVRGLLASRMRAEAGKAAPEEHYPAPYALIDLWEKHGGDRVAMLDAEKASFARLMVTPTAQNLIRVFFLREQMKKLAGTGNKIAHVHVIGAGAMGGDIAAWCAGQDMRVTLADMKPEPIAGAIRRAAELFGKILRKPTEVRDALDRLMPDMQAEGVRNADLIIEAVPEKLELKQKVYAGLEPVMKPGAILATNTSSIPLQDLRTTLQKPERLLGLHFFNPVSRLQLVEVVSHDGTDAQLLKEALAFVGAIDRLPLPVKSSPGFLVNRALTPYMLEAMVMLDEKVDKSVIDAAARKFGMPMGPIELADQVGLDICLDVGDMLRSKFGDQLPPTPAWLRDKVARGELGRKTGKGFYVWKDGKADIAPSSPTAAPPSPEMIDRLILPMSNVCVACLREGIVDNADVVDGAVIFGTGYAPFRGGPLNYARDRGAENVVSTLRALAEKFGGRFAPDAGWENFK from the coding sequence ATGGAATCACGGATCATGGACCTTCTCGGCGATCGCGTGCTCGAACTCGGGCCGAAACCCGACGCCAACGGGCCCTACAGGAATTTCAAGCTGACCCGCGATGAGGACGGCGTCGCCTGGCTGTTGTTCGACCGCGCCGGCGCCAGCGCCAATACGCTCTCGGCCGATCTGCTCGAGGAACTCGACAAGGTGCTGGCCGAACTCGAAAGCGCACGGCCGACCGGGCTTGTCGTTCGCTCCGCCAAGACATCCGGCTTCATTGCCGGTGCCGACGTCAACGAATTCCGCGGCGCGACCGACGCCCGCGCGGTCGAGACCCCGATCGGCCGGGCGCACGCGGTAATCGACCGGATGGAGGCGCTGCGCATCCCGACGGTCGCCGTGATCCACGGCTTCTGCCTCGGCGGCGGCCTCGAGGTGGCGCTGGCCTGCCAGATGCGGATTGCGATCGACGATGCCCGGTTTGGTTTTCCGGAAGTGATGCTCGGCCTGCATCCCGGCCTTGGCGGCACGGTGCGCTTCACGCATCTGGTCAATCCGATGCAGGCGATGACCTTGATGCTGACCGGCAAGACCATCGATGCGCGAAAGGCGAAATCGCTCGGACTGGTCGATGCCGTTACCCAGGAGCGGCATGTCCGCAACGCGGTGAAAGACGCGATCTCCGGCCGCCTCAAGCGCGCGCGGCCCGGGCTGCTCAACACCGTTCTCAACCTCGGCCCGGTGCGGGGTTTGCTCGCCTCGCGGATGCGCGCCGAGGCCGGAAAGGCAGCACCCGAGGAGCACTATCCGGCGCCGTACGCGCTGATCGATCTCTGGGAAAAGCACGGCGGCGACAGGGTTGCGATGCTCGACGCCGAGAAGGCGTCGTTCGCCAGGTTGATGGTGACGCCGACTGCACAGAACCTGATCCGGGTGTTCTTCCTGCGCGAGCAGATGAAGAAGCTCGCCGGTACCGGCAACAAGATCGCGCACGTTCACGTCATCGGCGCCGGCGCGATGGGCGGCGACATCGCCGCCTGGTGCGCCGGCCAGGATATGCGGGTCACGCTCGCCGACATGAAGCCGGAGCCGATCGCCGGCGCCATCAGGCGCGCTGCGGAATTGTTCGGAAAAATCCTGCGCAAGCCTACCGAGGTCAGGGATGCGCTCGACCGGCTGATGCCGGACATGCAGGCCGAAGGCGTTCGCAACGCCGATCTCATCATCGAGGCGGTGCCGGAAAAGCTGGAGCTGAAGCAGAAGGTTTATGCCGGCTTGGAGCCTGTCATGAAGCCCGGCGCGATCCTCGCCACCAACACCTCGAGCATTCCGCTGCAGGATTTGCGCACTACATTGCAGAAACCCGAGCGACTGCTCGGATTGCATTTCTTCAACCCGGTGTCGCGGCTGCAATTGGTTGAAGTGGTCAGCCACGACGGCACGGATGCGCAGCTGTTGAAGGAGGCGCTGGCCTTTGTCGGCGCCATCGACCGCCTGCCGTTGCCGGTGAAGAGCTCGCCGGGGTTTCTCGTCAACCGTGCGCTGACGCCCTACATGCTGGAGGCGATGGTGATGCTCGACGAGAAGGTCGACAAGTCGGTCATCGACGCGGCGGCGAGGAAGTTCGGCATGCCGATGGGCCCGATCGAACTCGCCGACCAGGTGGGCCTCGATATCTGCCTCGATGTCGGCGACATGCTGCGCTCGAAATTCGGCGATCAACTGCCGCCGACGCCAGCCTGGCTGCGCGACAAGGTCGCCAGGGGCGAACTCGGCCGCAAGACCGGCAAGGGCTTTTACGTCTGGAAGGATGGTAAGGCCGACATCGCGCCTTCGTCGCCCACCGCCGCGCCGCCTTCGCCCGAAATGATCGACCGGCTGATCCTGCCGATGTCCAATGTCTGCGTCGCCTGCCTGCGCGAAGGCATCGTCGACAATGCCGACGTGGTCGATGGCGCGGTCATTTTCGGCACCGGCTATGCGCCGTTCCGCGGCGGTCCGTTGAATTATGCGCGCGACCGCGGCGCGGAAAACGTGGTCTCGACCTTGCGCGCGCTCGCGGAAAAATTCGGCGGCCGGTTCGCGCCTGATGCCGGCTGGGAGAATTTCAAGTGA
- a CDS encoding acyl-CoA thioesterase → MPADTNANGDIFGGWLLGQMDLGGGVFASKIAKSRTVTVAIEAMNFRKAVYVGDLVSVHASLVRIGRTSVTVHLEAWALRRREMVPILVTDGNFTYVSIDDQGHPQPIQQAGPPPIPV, encoded by the coding sequence ATGCCGGCCGATACCAATGCCAACGGCGATATCTTCGGCGGCTGGCTACTCGGCCAGATGGATCTCGGCGGCGGGGTGTTCGCTTCCAAGATCGCGAAATCCCGCACGGTGACGGTTGCGATCGAGGCGATGAATTTTCGCAAAGCGGTCTATGTCGGCGATCTCGTTTCCGTCCATGCCAGCCTGGTGCGGATCGGCCGGACCTCGGTCACGGTTCATCTCGAGGCTTGGGCATTGCGTCGCCGGGAGATGGTGCCGATCCTGGTGACCGATGGCAACTTCACCTATGTCTCGATCGACGATCAGGGCCATCCGCAGCCGATCCAGCAGGCCGGGCCACCGCCGATTCCGGTTTGA